A genomic region of Exiguobacterium sibiricum 7-3 contains the following coding sequences:
- the hslO gene encoding Hsp33 family molecular chaperone HslO, whose translation MKREELLAQLKEDYLVRALGFNGEVRAFAIRSTKTVYEAQLRHQTTPVVTAALGRTLTIGAMMGTMQKGDTRVTLKVEGDGPIGKIIVDADAKGQVRGYVSHPRVEMDTYVNSDGLTKLKVGDAVGRGNISVIKDLGLRDFVGGQSPIQTGEISEDFTYYFAVSEQSPSVVGAGVLVYPEDESVIAAGGLIVQLMPGASEETIAALEQRVAALKPISILVGEEKTPEEMLSLVLGESFEVLDTIPVAFNCTCEREKLATAIVALGPDEIQAMIDEDGGAEAVCHFCSEHYQYDVEELQSLREKSLERA comes from the coding sequence ATGAAACGTGAAGAATTATTGGCACAATTAAAAGAGGATTATTTGGTAAGAGCATTAGGGTTCAACGGGGAAGTCCGTGCCTTTGCGATCCGTTCAACCAAAACGGTATACGAAGCACAACTCCGTCATCAGACGACACCTGTCGTTACGGCAGCACTCGGCCGGACATTGACGATCGGCGCCATGATGGGAACGATGCAAAAAGGTGACACCCGCGTCACATTAAAAGTCGAAGGTGATGGTCCAATCGGAAAAATCATCGTCGATGCCGATGCAAAAGGACAAGTCCGGGGATATGTCAGCCACCCGCGTGTCGAGATGGATACGTACGTTAACAGTGACGGTTTGACGAAATTAAAAGTCGGCGATGCTGTTGGTCGCGGAAACATTTCCGTCATCAAAGATTTAGGTCTCCGTGATTTCGTCGGTGGCCAGTCTCCGATTCAGACAGGTGAAATCAGTGAAGACTTTACGTATTACTTCGCTGTGTCTGAACAAAGTCCGTCTGTCGTTGGAGCGGGTGTCCTCGTCTATCCAGAAGATGAGTCAGTCATCGCAGCGGGCGGCCTGATCGTTCAATTGATGCCAGGTGCATCGGAAGAGACGATTGCGGCGCTGGAACAACGGGTCGCGGCGTTGAAACCAATCTCGATTCTAGTCGGTGAAGAAAAAACACCGGAAGAGATGCTCAGTCTGGTTCTCGGTGAATCATTCGAAGTGCTCGATACGATTCCGGTTGCTTTCAACTGTACGTGCGAGCGTGAAAAACTAGCCACAGCAATCGTCGCACTGGGACCTGATGAGATCCAGGCGATGATTGACGAAGATGGCGGCGCGGAAGCTGTCTGTCACTTCTGTTCGGAACATTACCAATACGATGTGGAAGAATTACAATCACTTCGCGAAAAATCACTCGAAAGAGCATAA
- the cysK gene encoding cysteine synthase A — protein MRIANSVLDLVGRTPIVKLNHLTGPEDADVYLKLEYMNPGSSVKDRIALAMIESAESAGHLKAGDTIIEPTSGNTGIGLAMVAAAKGYRSILVMPETMSMERRTLLRAYGAELILTPGPEGMKGAIARATAEAEEHGYFMPQQFNNESNPVVHEKTTGPEIVEAFEGLTLDAFIAGIGTGGTITGAGKVLREAFPGIEIIAVEPTDSPVLSGGKPGPHKLQGIGAGFVPSILDTQIYDSVEQVTTEEAFDHARRAAKSNGVLGGISSGAAIAAALKTAKRLGKGKTVLAIIPSNGERYLSTPLYQVEEEADSSKL, from the coding sequence ATGCGCATTGCGAATTCAGTATTAGATTTAGTCGGCCGCACGCCGATCGTTAAATTAAATCATTTAACAGGACCGGAAGATGCGGACGTGTACTTGAAATTGGAATATATGAATCCGGGGTCAAGCGTCAAAGACCGAATCGCCTTAGCGATGATCGAATCAGCAGAGTCAGCGGGTCACTTAAAAGCAGGCGATACTATCATTGAACCAACAAGTGGCAACACAGGAATTGGATTAGCGATGGTCGCTGCTGCCAAAGGATACCGTTCGATTCTCGTCATGCCGGAAACGATGAGCATGGAACGCCGAACTCTTCTTCGTGCGTACGGTGCGGAGTTGATTTTAACACCCGGTCCAGAAGGAATGAAGGGTGCGATTGCTCGAGCAACGGCAGAGGCAGAAGAACACGGCTATTTCATGCCGCAACAGTTCAACAATGAATCGAACCCTGTTGTTCATGAAAAGACGACCGGACCGGAAATCGTCGAAGCGTTCGAAGGATTGACGCTCGATGCCTTCATCGCTGGAATCGGAACAGGCGGTACGATTACAGGAGCCGGGAAAGTTTTACGCGAGGCATTCCCGGGCATCGAAATCATTGCTGTTGAACCGACGGATTCTCCTGTTCTTTCAGGCGGAAAACCGGGACCTCATAAATTGCAGGGAATCGGAGCCGGATTTGTTCCGTCGATTCTTGATACGCAGATTTATGACAGTGTCGAGCAGGTGACGACGGAAGAAGCGTTTGATCATGCCCGTCGTGCAGCGAAGTCGAACGGGGTACTTGGCGGAATTTCTTCCGGTGCTGCGATTGCGGCTGCCTTGAAAACAGCGAAGCGTCTAGGCAAAGGAAAAACGGTTCTCGCGATCATCCCGTCGAACGGAGAACGTTACCTCAGCACGCCACTGTATCAAGTGGAAGAAGAGGCGGACAGTTCAAAACTATAA